A genomic region of Microbacterium schleiferi contains the following coding sequences:
- a CDS encoding ClpP family protease: MSTYTIPNVIARDARGERIMDVYSHLLTERIIYLGTAIDAGVANALIAQLLYLESEGPEHDIQLYINCEGGDPSAMLAIYDTMRYIRSPIATTCVGQAVAVGAVLLAAGTRGKRAALPHTRVILHQPAAQGRGTIPDLILQAEEVVRIRSDLESILSQHTGQTLETLRSDTDHDRIFTAEGAREYGLVDSVIAQR, translated from the coding sequence ATGAGTACCTACACGATTCCGAACGTCATCGCGCGGGATGCCCGCGGCGAGCGGATCATGGATGTCTACTCGCATCTGCTCACCGAGCGGATCATCTATCTCGGAACCGCGATCGACGCGGGCGTCGCGAACGCACTGATCGCGCAGCTTCTGTACCTCGAGTCCGAGGGCCCGGAGCACGACATCCAGCTCTACATCAACTGCGAGGGCGGGGACCCGAGCGCGATGCTCGCGATCTACGACACCATGCGCTACATCCGTTCGCCGATCGCGACGACCTGCGTCGGCCAGGCCGTCGCCGTGGGCGCGGTTCTCCTGGCGGCGGGAACGCGGGGAAAGAGGGCGGCCCTCCCGCACACACGCGTCATCCTGCATCAGCCGGCAGCCCAGGGACGAGGGACGATCCCCGACCTCATCCTTCAGGCAGAGGAAGTCGTGCGCATCCGCTCGGATCTGGAGTCGATCCTGTCGCAGCACACGGGGCAAACACTCGAAACCCTCCGCAGCGACACGGATCACGACCGCATCTTCACCGCCGAGGGCGCACGGGAGTACGGGCTGGTGGACAGCGTCATCGCACAGCGGTGA
- a CDS encoding helix-turn-helix domain-containing protein, whose protein sequence is MTQPGARLHLVPQASPQKAARRESLWRHVLGGRLRSLRHERGETLTETARRAGVSVQYLSEVERGVKEPSSEVIAAVADALEVTLLDLTLGVAADLRTAKVSAPPSATCSAALALAA, encoded by the coding sequence ATGACCCAACCAGGCGCTCGTCTCCATCTGGTCCCTCAAGCGTCGCCGCAGAAGGCGGCGCGCCGCGAGTCGCTGTGGCGGCACGTCCTCGGCGGTCGACTCCGCTCGCTCCGTCACGAGCGCGGCGAGACGCTCACCGAGACTGCTCGCCGTGCAGGCGTTTCGGTCCAGTACCTCTCTGAGGTGGAGCGCGGGGTTAAGGAGCCGTCGAGTGAAGTGATCGCCGCGGTGGCTGACGCGCTCGAGGTCACCCTGCTGGACCTGACTCTCGGGGTTGCCGCTGACCTTCGGACCGCGAAAGTCAGCGCCCCGCCGTCTGCGACGTGCTCGGCGGCCCTTGCGCTCGCAGCCTGA
- a CDS encoding ABC transporter ATP-binding protein, translated as MNDSPIRLHALTKSYGPHAALDGLTLEVPAGEVFGLLGHNGAGKTTTVNLLTTLMEPTSGEAEIGGNSIRHHPAGVRRAIGYLPENVRFYDHLTLRENLRFFGELSGVRRPDRRISEVLELIGFTGHDRERVGTFSKGMRQRVGIAQAILHEPQVLFLDEPTSGLDPAGVRSLRELIVQLNAELGITVFMNTHLLSEVTRTCTSIGILREGKLVHHDTLQNTLGMFPEESSLEEIYFQLDPAVAR; from the coding sequence ATGAATGATTCGCCGATTCGGCTCCACGCCCTCACGAAGTCGTACGGTCCGCACGCTGCGCTGGACGGTCTGACCCTCGAGGTCCCGGCTGGCGAGGTTTTCGGACTCCTGGGACACAATGGCGCAGGGAAGACGACGACGGTTAACCTCTTGACGACGCTGATGGAACCGACCTCGGGTGAGGCCGAGATCGGCGGCAACTCGATCAGACATCACCCCGCGGGTGTGCGGCGCGCGATCGGCTATCTGCCCGAGAACGTCCGGTTCTACGATCATCTGACTCTGCGTGAGAACCTGCGGTTCTTTGGTGAGCTGTCCGGGGTGCGGCGGCCGGATCGCCGGATCTCGGAGGTCCTCGAACTGATCGGGTTCACCGGCCACGATCGAGAGCGCGTAGGAACGTTCAGCAAGGGCATGCGCCAGCGCGTCGGAATAGCACAGGCCATCCTGCACGAGCCGCAGGTGCTGTTCTTGGACGAGCCGACCTCTGGCCTGGACCCTGCCGGTGTGAGATCGCTGCGCGAGCTGATCGTGCAGCTGAACGCCGAGCTCGGGATCACGGTCTTCATGAACACCCACCTCCTGTCTGAGGTGACCCGAACCTGCACGAGCATCGGGATCCTCCGCGAAGGGAAGCTCGTCCACCACGACACGCTCCAGAACACCCTCGGGATGTTCCCCGAAGAGTCCTCACTGGAGGAGATCTACTTCCAGCTCGATCCGGCGGTAGCGCGATGA
- a CDS encoding ABC transporter permease — protein sequence MRTFLASARHEILYTRRSRIALILVVVFVTMVLASAVIGWITTRTVTDVYEQIRADGMTNAPNPFTGASPLYFARNSAIYVVLIGCLMAIILGAAATLRDRQLRTADLVLTRPVSVPARLLGQMVGIGAVIAVALVSSLTLSWLVIGAITSAPLTMGETGRLALFGAASWALMMIFVGAGMLAGLVAKQETAALLVPILVWSGIAFVLPQIGTAARPIALLNPVPSIAATGGGFDLLAAITGPLSITEEFKRIGSYLLHDPSASGSVGIAIASVSIALVAMIAIVVFSPARA from the coding sequence ATGAGGACGTTTCTGGCGAGTGCACGTCACGAGATCCTCTACACGCGACGATCCCGGATCGCGCTGATCCTGGTGGTCGTCTTCGTGACGATGGTGCTGGCATCAGCCGTGATCGGTTGGATCACCACCCGCACCGTCACGGACGTCTACGAGCAGATTCGCGCCGACGGCATGACGAACGCCCCGAACCCGTTCACGGGAGCGTCGCCGCTCTACTTCGCTCGGAATTCGGCGATCTACGTCGTACTCATCGGATGCCTGATGGCGATCATCCTGGGGGCGGCAGCAACGCTCCGCGACCGCCAGCTACGCACCGCCGACCTCGTCCTGACCCGCCCTGTCAGCGTTCCAGCCCGGCTACTCGGGCAGATGGTGGGAATCGGCGCCGTGATCGCGGTTGCGCTCGTGTCGAGTCTCACCCTGTCGTGGCTGGTGATCGGCGCGATCACCAGCGCACCGCTGACGATGGGGGAGACGGGACGACTTGCGCTTTTCGGCGCCGCGTCCTGGGCGCTGATGATGATATTCGTCGGCGCGGGAATGCTGGCAGGGCTGGTCGCCAAGCAGGAAACCGCAGCACTCCTGGTGCCCATCCTCGTCTGGTCGGGGATCGCTTTCGTCCTTCCCCAAATCGGAACAGCGGCGCGACCGATCGCGCTGCTGAACCCCGTCCCCTCTATCGCCGCGACCGGTGGCGGGTTCGACCTGCTCGCCGCGATCACGGGGCCGCTGTCGATCACCGAGGAGTTCAAGCGAATCGGGTCCTATCTGCTGCACGACCCGTCGGCCAGCGGCTCGGTCGGCATCGCGATCGCCTCTGTGTCGATCGCCCTGGTCGCGATGATCGCCATCGTCGTGTTCTCCCCCGCCCGCGCCTGA
- a CDS encoding ABC transporter permease translates to MTDIAIIAAKEFRERRRDPLLIGLIAFLGIACVVSVTVASGAFRVELDAYNAYVEQLTASGSQTAAAAPRLFPMQLLRGAVEYVELLGALFAIVVGYGSIAAEKRRGTLDLVLSRPVGLFSLGLGKVAGLSAVWAVVLVALAIIEAIALLTIGGASLGGYELRNILLATVVLWLYLVFWTAVAIAVTSLTARPSTGLIIAVALWLVVVLILPQIGDTMDPDNQVPGGLFAALQIQRPDELTVMAHFAGFDGIRNGIEVSSITKHTERLSFAFLGIKDQYNQQPLGAVWADMWPYALTLFSATIAAVSLAAVTTTRGTLQRKTS, encoded by the coding sequence ATGACTGATATCGCCATCATCGCCGCCAAAGAGTTCCGCGAGCGCCGCCGCGACCCGCTCCTGATCGGGCTGATCGCCTTCCTCGGAATCGCCTGCGTGGTCTCCGTGACCGTCGCATCCGGTGCTTTTCGCGTGGAACTCGACGCCTACAACGCCTACGTCGAGCAGTTGACGGCGTCCGGCAGCCAGACCGCCGCTGCCGCACCTCGGCTGTTCCCGATGCAGCTGCTGCGCGGCGCGGTCGAGTACGTCGAGCTGCTCGGAGCGCTGTTCGCTATCGTCGTGGGCTACGGCTCGATCGCGGCCGAAAAGCGCCGCGGCACACTCGACCTTGTGCTCAGCCGTCCGGTCGGCCTCTTTTCGCTGGGCCTCGGAAAGGTCGCCGGGCTGTCCGCGGTGTGGGCGGTGGTTCTGGTCGCGCTCGCGATCATCGAAGCGATTGCGCTCCTCACGATCGGCGGCGCGTCCCTGGGCGGATACGAGCTGCGCAACATCCTGCTCGCCACGGTCGTGCTCTGGCTGTACTTGGTGTTTTGGACAGCAGTCGCAATTGCCGTCACGTCGCTGACAGCCCGGCCGAGCACGGGCCTGATCATCGCCGTCGCCCTCTGGCTGGTGGTGGTGCTGATCCTCCCGCAGATCGGCGACACCATGGACCCCGACAATCAGGTCCCCGGCGGACTGTTCGCGGCACTTCAGATTCAACGTCCTGACGAGCTGACGGTGATGGCGCACTTCGCCGGCTTCGACGGCATCCGCAACGGCATCGAGGTCTCCTCGATCACCAAGCACACCGAACGCCTGTCGTTCGCGTTCCTCGGCATCAAGGACCAGTACAACCAGCAGCCGCTCGGCGCTGTCTGGGCTGACATGTGGCCCTATGCGTTGACCCTCTTCTCCGCGACCATCGCCGCCGTCTCCTTGGCAGCGGTGACCACCACCCGCGGAACACTGCAAAGGAAGACATCATGA
- a CDS encoding response regulator transcription factor, with product MKILLVEDDSGLADMVRRTLTEAGYAADVAFDAPSGIEAFEIDPTYDLVILDLMLPGLERGGMAVCERIRELSSGVPVLMLTALDSMRTKVQGLDAGADDYVVKPFHVAELLARVRALLRRSPTAHAPVLSAQGVSLDPATRTAIRGSRRIELTAKEFAVLEYLMRNTGRIVSSSELIDHAWDSNYDGFSNVVQTYVRYLRQKLTADGEPDIIVTRRGSGYTINPDA from the coding sequence ATGAAGATTCTCCTCGTCGAGGACGACTCCGGTCTCGCCGACATGGTCAGACGCACTCTCACCGAGGCCGGCTACGCGGCAGATGTCGCCTTCGACGCGCCCTCGGGAATCGAAGCGTTCGAAATCGACCCGACGTACGACCTCGTAATCCTGGATCTGATGCTGCCCGGACTCGAGCGAGGTGGCATGGCCGTCTGCGAACGGATCCGGGAACTCAGCAGCGGGGTGCCGGTCCTGATGCTCACGGCGCTGGATTCGATGCGCACGAAGGTCCAGGGGCTGGATGCCGGTGCCGACGACTACGTCGTGAAGCCTTTCCATGTCGCCGAGCTCCTCGCCCGGGTGCGGGCGTTGCTGCGACGCTCTCCCACGGCTCATGCACCGGTGCTCAGCGCGCAGGGTGTGAGCCTGGACCCGGCGACACGGACGGCGATCCGGGGCTCGAGGCGAATCGAGCTGACGGCGAAGGAGTTCGCTGTGCTGGAATACCTCATGCGCAACACCGGACGCATCGTCAGCAGCAGTGAGCTGATCGACCACGCTTGGGACAGCAACTACGACGGCTTCAGCAACGTCGTGCAGACCTATGTCCGCTACCTCCGCCAGAAGCTGACCGCCGATGGTGAACCTGACATCATCGTCACCCGACGCGGCTCGGGCTACACGATCAACCCTGACGCATGA
- a CDS encoding sensor histidine kinase — MIFRRALIRLTLTYALAQLAVYGVFALAVYLYVVSTFDFDPESTEPGVMSAEQGFATLREALLVAFAVLVVVIPLASWIMARSALVPIQRSYELQQRFIDGASHELRSPLALIQGELELALSRSRSPAEYRAAIETAAEATHVVVALTNDLLLLARGDSDELSESFTTVDVDDLVARAAGAGATVPHVSVDCRSGAHVIASPTLLARAVSNLVDNASKFTPPEGQIAVTTQATADAVFITVADTGVGMTPDELRHARVRFWRADTARSRTGHGLGLALVDSILAAHHGSLELRSQPGQGTTATIRLPLTTSRGLSR; from the coding sequence ATGATCTTCCGCCGGGCGTTGATCCGCCTCACTCTCACCTACGCCCTCGCGCAGCTCGCGGTGTACGGTGTGTTCGCCCTCGCGGTCTATCTGTACGTCGTGAGCACCTTCGACTTCGACCCAGAGAGCACCGAGCCGGGCGTCATGTCCGCCGAGCAGGGCTTCGCCACCCTCCGTGAAGCTCTCCTGGTCGCGTTCGCCGTCCTGGTCGTCGTCATTCCGCTCGCGAGCTGGATCATGGCGCGATCCGCGTTGGTCCCGATCCAACGCAGCTACGAGTTGCAGCAACGATTCATCGACGGCGCCTCGCATGAGCTGCGATCGCCGCTGGCGCTCATCCAAGGCGAGCTGGAGCTGGCGCTGTCTCGTTCACGCTCACCCGCTGAGTACCGCGCTGCGATCGAGACCGCTGCCGAAGCGACGCACGTTGTGGTCGCGCTGACAAACGACCTGCTCCTTCTGGCGCGCGGTGACAGCGATGAACTCAGCGAGTCCTTCACCACCGTCGATGTCGACGACCTCGTCGCACGCGCTGCAGGCGCAGGCGCAACCGTTCCGCACGTAAGCGTCGACTGCCGTTCCGGCGCCCACGTGATCGCGAGCCCCACATTGCTCGCGCGCGCGGTCTCGAACCTCGTCGACAACGCGTCCAAATTCACTCCGCCCGAGGGGCAGATCGCCGTGACGACGCAGGCGACGGCCGACGCCGTCTTCATCACAGTCGCGGATACGGGTGTCGGGATGACACCCGACGAACTCCGCCACGCCCGAGTGCGGTTCTGGCGGGCAGACACCGCACGCTCTCGCACCGGCCACGGGCTCGGACTAGCGCTCGTCGACTCGATACTCGCCGCCCACCACGGCTCCCTGGAGCTGCGGTCGCAGCCAGGACAGGGCACGACGGCAACCATCAGATTGCCGCTGACGACCAGTCGCGGTCTCTCACGGTGA
- a CDS encoding phosphatase PAP2 family protein produces the protein MIGTARHRRVPGWVVATVAAAAFAAIALIGVLITSNPGWSAQEIRIVIAVNGTSTAALDAIAHTIAVLLGPTGAAVITLGAMALAALLARSWVLGLRLGILIGFSWGTADLVKALVQRPRPDPALLPFPPAVEPTTFSYPSGHTAFAVALGVSVFALLTLARARYITLAAAIILVAATAWSRVYLGVHYPTDTLASMFLVPFLVWALVRWTGRISLFTRKGADRAHAASSGRWQRQP, from the coding sequence ATGATCGGCACCGCACGCCACCGGCGCGTTCCTGGATGGGTCGTCGCCACCGTCGCGGCCGCGGCCTTCGCTGCGATCGCGCTCATCGGCGTTCTCATCACCTCGAACCCGGGATGGTCCGCCCAAGAGATACGGATCGTCATCGCGGTCAACGGCACGTCGACCGCGGCGCTGGACGCCATCGCCCACACGATCGCAGTACTCCTCGGCCCCACGGGGGCGGCAGTCATCACCCTCGGGGCAATGGCACTGGCTGCGCTCCTTGCACGATCGTGGGTCCTCGGATTGCGGCTCGGCATCCTCATCGGGTTCTCGTGGGGCACCGCAGACTTGGTCAAGGCGCTCGTGCAGCGCCCCCGCCCCGATCCTGCCCTCCTTCCCTTCCCGCCCGCCGTCGAGCCGACCACGTTCAGCTACCCGAGCGGTCACACCGCGTTCGCCGTTGCCCTCGGCGTGAGCGTGTTCGCGCTCCTCACGCTGGCCCGGGCGCGGTACATCACGCTTGCGGCAGCGATCATTCTCGTCGCTGCAACGGCGTGGTCGCGGGTTTATCTCGGCGTGCACTACCCCACAGACACGCTCGCTTCGATGTTTCTGGTCCCGTTCCTCGTGTGGGCGTTGGTGCGGTGGACGGGCCGGATTTCGCTGTTCACACGTAAGGGTGCGGACCGCGCGCACGCGGCATCTTCGGGCCGCTGGCAGCGTCAGCCTTGA
- a CDS encoding sensor histidine kinase, with protein MKHLRRLSIRARIGIGTVLMALAVFTVVGLLVHAFVERLVDDAASSLLASDLASFATAIRDEPGDVVDVPAEGQLVAVVDPTGTVQVSTLPVALQNELGDMTRLPKTPMTTVVEGSQWQVLGERVTGVGGTWTVVAARSEGASEVVMARLDAGLLVGIGLIVLVFAGASWLVTGASLRPVTRLRHSAEGIVASGSQDLLPVGPARDEISALAETLNGLISDLRSSAARERQMVSDASHELRTPLAVLQAQLELIRAEDPDHLRKDLDDARAATGRLAHLVAELLELSRLEAGEVSRHTSSVVQLVEEVGLAVDRARLAAGVRVVRVELDVGMAPDAGGQVAVRREAFGRIAENLVSNALAIVESGGYVGVTVLATRAEFALVVDDDGPGIDPDFLPRAFDRFSRPDSSARRSEGAGLGLAIVAATTEAAGGSVTLENKPDGGVRARVTLPFVRAAL; from the coding sequence GTGAAGCATCTCCGTCGCTTGTCGATCCGCGCGCGAATCGGCATCGGCACTGTGCTGATGGCGCTGGCGGTGTTCACTGTCGTCGGGCTGTTGGTGCACGCTTTCGTCGAGCGCCTAGTCGATGACGCGGCGTCGAGCCTGCTGGCGTCGGATCTTGCGTCGTTCGCGACCGCGATCCGCGACGAGCCCGGCGATGTGGTGGACGTTCCCGCCGAGGGGCAGCTGGTGGCCGTCGTCGACCCGACAGGGACGGTGCAGGTGTCCACGCTCCCTGTGGCCCTGCAGAACGAGCTCGGCGACATGACCCGCCTCCCAAAGACTCCGATGACGACTGTGGTCGAGGGGTCGCAGTGGCAGGTGCTGGGCGAACGGGTTACCGGGGTCGGGGGGACCTGGACCGTGGTCGCGGCACGAAGCGAAGGGGCGTCCGAGGTCGTGATGGCACGTCTGGATGCCGGGCTGCTCGTGGGCATCGGGCTGATCGTGCTGGTGTTCGCCGGTGCGTCCTGGTTGGTTACCGGTGCGTCGTTGCGTCCAGTGACACGACTACGGCACAGCGCGGAAGGCATCGTCGCTTCCGGTTCGCAGGATCTCCTTCCCGTCGGTCCGGCGCGCGACGAGATCAGCGCGCTGGCAGAGACGCTGAACGGTCTGATCTCGGACTTGCGGAGCTCGGCCGCGCGCGAGCGTCAGATGGTGTCGGATGCTAGCCACGAGCTGCGCACGCCCTTGGCGGTGTTGCAGGCCCAACTTGAACTCATCCGAGCAGAAGACCCGGACCACCTGAGGAAAGACTTGGACGACGCCAGGGCGGCGACTGGCCGCCTGGCGCATTTGGTCGCTGAGCTTCTTGAGCTGTCTCGATTGGAAGCCGGTGAGGTCTCTCGCCACACCTCGTCCGTCGTTCAGCTTGTCGAAGAAGTCGGCCTCGCCGTGGACCGCGCACGCCTCGCGGCCGGTGTGCGTGTTGTCCGCGTGGAGCTCGATGTTGGCATGGCGCCGGATGCCGGCGGACAGGTCGCGGTGCGCCGCGAAGCGTTCGGCCGCATAGCGGAAAACCTCGTGAGCAACGCTCTCGCGATAGTTGAGTCGGGCGGGTATGTCGGGGTGACGGTGCTCGCCACCCGAGCAGAATTCGCGCTCGTCGTCGACGACGATGGACCGGGAATCGACCCCGACTTCCTGCCGCGGGCATTCGACCGCTTCTCCCGGCCGGATTCCTCGGCCCGCCGCAGCGAAGGCGCCGGTCTCGGGCTCGCAATCGTCGCCGCAACGACCGAGGCCGCAGGAGGATCAGTCACGCTCGAGAACAAGCCCGATGGTGGTGTGCGCGCTCGGGTGACTCTTCCCTTTGTGCGCGCGGCTCTCTGA
- a CDS encoding response regulator transcription factor — protein sequence MAHLTAAVDVLVVEDDPQMGVMLKRGLLAEGYAVTLLADGVRALIHADDQRPQIAVLDVMLPGMSGFELCRRLREMDPAIRVLMLTARDDVDDRVHGLDAGADDYLVKPFEFRELAARLRALQRRDAGSVPVRLTVGGVTLDSVKRDTEVDGQALHLSPKEFALLLALMARAGATVTRDEILGDVWGTTSHADPNLVDQYVSYLRRKLNHAHARIAIRNERGIGFRLVAMT from the coding sequence ATGGCGCACCTGACTGCCGCAGTTGACGTGCTTGTCGTTGAGGACGATCCGCAGATGGGCGTCATGCTCAAGCGCGGACTGCTTGCCGAAGGGTATGCGGTGACGTTGCTCGCTGACGGGGTACGGGCGCTGATTCACGCGGATGACCAACGACCACAGATCGCGGTGTTGGACGTGATGCTTCCAGGCATGTCCGGATTTGAGCTCTGCCGTCGCCTGCGCGAGATGGATCCGGCTATCCGGGTGCTCATGCTGACCGCAAGAGACGATGTCGACGATAGGGTTCACGGGTTGGATGCCGGTGCAGACGACTATCTGGTCAAGCCGTTCGAGTTTCGCGAACTCGCTGCGCGGCTCCGAGCGTTGCAGCGGCGTGACGCGGGCTCTGTTCCGGTTCGCCTCACGGTGGGTGGTGTCACGCTGGATTCTGTGAAGCGGGACACAGAGGTCGACGGACAAGCCTTGCACCTGAGCCCGAAGGAGTTCGCGCTGCTGCTGGCCCTGATGGCTCGGGCGGGCGCCACCGTCACACGGGACGAGATCCTGGGCGACGTGTGGGGGACCACTTCGCATGCCGATCCGAACCTCGTCGATCAGTACGTCAGCTATCTGCGTCGCAAACTCAATCACGCTCACGCGCGCATCGCGATCCGAAACGAACGTGGCATCGGGTTCCGACTCGTGGCAATGACGTGA
- a CDS encoding response regulator transcription factor produces the protein MILIIEDDRFVAQRVGQILSEAGYVCVDAIEADAGFEAFRSTAVLDLVVLELADSDSADADIALCRWIKEVSDVPVVMLTANDSARARVERLNAGADDCLARPFHPSELLARVRAQLRRSAHDSAPLAATMDAWRT, from the coding sequence GTGATTCTCATCATTGAAGACGACAGGTTCGTCGCGCAGAGGGTGGGTCAGATTCTGTCCGAGGCGGGCTACGTATGTGTTGACGCAATCGAGGCGGACGCGGGGTTCGAAGCATTCAGGAGCACCGCGGTGCTCGACCTCGTCGTGCTGGAATTGGCCGACTCCGACTCGGCGGATGCGGACATCGCGCTATGCCGCTGGATCAAGGAGGTCAGCGACGTGCCGGTAGTCATGTTGACGGCGAATGATTCGGCGAGAGCGAGGGTTGAGCGACTGAATGCCGGTGCCGACGACTGTCTTGCTCGGCCATTCCACCCCAGCGAGCTTCTCGCTCGGGTGCGTGCGCAGCTTCGCCGCAGCGCGCACGACTCTGCGCCGCTCGCCGCGACAATGGATGCATGGCGCACCTGA
- a CDS encoding MFS transporter: MERFSGHAPGDAAYRRLVIGLFFAGIATFAQLYSPQAVLPLIAEEFAVTPATAALAVSLCTLGLALAVIPWSRAADRIGRLPAMTIGILAATSVGILATFAPTLEVFLIARFIEGAALGAMPAIALAYLSEEVDATHAVRVAGSYIAGTTVGGLAGRIIAGPVSDAASWRIGVLAVALLCLISAALFARIAPPARGFTHGRGQTDGLLRKVLASLRSPIQLALYAQAFLLMGGFVAIYNYLGFVLIAPPFSLPPWEMSLLFLAYLAGSVSSPQAGALASRWGRLPVLIGSTAAMVAGVLLTLSSWLPLVLVGLLVLTAGFFAAHAIASGWTPASAPRGATAQASSLYYLAYYGGSSLLGWLLGFALVGLGWPGVAGSVVAMCLLAAGIAVLFLRRAEGLPRTS, encoded by the coding sequence GTGGAGCGCTTCTCAGGTCATGCACCGGGGGACGCAGCCTACCGACGCCTGGTGATCGGTCTCTTCTTCGCCGGCATCGCAACGTTTGCTCAGCTCTACTCGCCGCAAGCGGTCTTGCCGCTCATCGCGGAAGAGTTTGCCGTCACGCCGGCAACCGCCGCGCTCGCAGTCTCGCTGTGCACGCTCGGGCTCGCGCTCGCCGTGATCCCGTGGTCGCGCGCCGCCGATCGCATCGGACGCCTGCCGGCCATGACGATCGGCATCCTGGCGGCGACCAGCGTCGGCATCCTCGCGACCTTCGCCCCGACCCTCGAGGTCTTTCTGATCGCGCGCTTCATCGAAGGCGCGGCGCTGGGAGCGATGCCCGCGATCGCCCTCGCCTACCTGAGCGAGGAAGTGGATGCGACCCACGCCGTGCGCGTGGCCGGCAGCTACATCGCGGGAACGACCGTCGGCGGCCTGGCGGGCCGGATCATCGCGGGGCCCGTGTCGGATGCCGCTTCCTGGCGGATCGGGGTGCTCGCCGTCGCGCTCCTGTGCCTCATCAGCGCGGCGCTGTTCGCGCGGATCGCACCGCCCGCCCGAGGTTTCACGCACGGGCGCGGGCAGACCGACGGACTTCTGAGGAAGGTGCTCGCGAGCCTCCGTTCGCCGATCCAGCTCGCTCTCTATGCGCAGGCATTCCTTCTCATGGGTGGATTCGTCGCGATCTATAACTACCTCGGGTTCGTGTTGATCGCGCCGCCCTTCTCGCTGCCGCCCTGGGAGATGAGCCTGCTGTTTCTCGCCTATCTCGCCGGCTCGGTGTCGTCTCCACAGGCTGGCGCGCTCGCCTCCCGATGGGGGAGGCTTCCGGTGCTCATCGGATCGACGGCGGCGATGGTGGCAGGCGTCCTTCTCACTCTCTCGAGCTGGCTGCCGCTCGTGCTGGTTGGACTTCTCGTGCTCACCGCGGGGTTCTTTGCGGCGCACGCAATCGCCTCGGGGTGGACGCCGGCGAGCGCTCCGCGGGGAGCCACGGCGCAGGCATCCTCGCTGTACTACCTCGCCTACTACGGAGGGTCGAGTCTGCTGGGATGGCTGCTGGGCTTCGCCCTGGTCGGCCTGGGCTGGCCTGGCGTCGCGGGCAGCGTCGTCGCGATGTGTCTGCTCGCCGCAGGCATCGCCGTTCTCTTCCTGCGGCGCGCCGAGGGCTTACCCCGAACGTCCTAG
- a CDS encoding Fe-S cluster assembly protein HesB — translation MLTMTDTAAEAVKTIVARVPQAADGGLRIRDAGAETGFELSVAPAPEPDDTVVVTEGARVFLDTAASLALNDRVLDAQLEQDGTVRFALAAQG, via the coding sequence ATGCTCACCATGACCGACACCGCGGCTGAGGCCGTTAAGACAATCGTCGCCCGCGTGCCGCAGGCAGCTGACGGCGGTCTTCGCATTCGAGACGCTGGCGCAGAGACCGGCTTCGAGCTCAGCGTGGCACCCGCCCCCGAGCCCGACGACACGGTTGTTGTGACCGAGGGAGCTCGCGTCTTCCTCGACACGGCTGCCTCGCTCGCGCTCAACGATCGCGTCCTCGACGCGCAGCTCGAGCAGGACGGCACCGTCCGCTTCGCGCTCGCCGCTCAGGGCTGA